A single region of the Novosphingobium sp. genome encodes:
- a CDS encoding acetylxylan esterase has translation MTRLHAILSHGVPTLLIIASAMAAPIAQGADAPAAKAPTLAPFFAPASAQPKATDADGFLQRWLLLEPVEKPNRTNTVFTGTYVRQAFSTPPLSGPYTTLPRDGQKVSVAGKPLAWHALDSSLFDVKLFNFASGLGKPTYGVIFWATTVVNSPREMQGVRLAVGSNSASMWWLNGQEAATLFGDRRMVMDDVVSAPITLHKGRNILRGAVINGPGLSDFCVRFVDEKGRAITDITTSTR, from the coding sequence GTGACCCGACTTCACGCGATCCTGTCTCACGGGGTGCCGACATTGCTGATCATAGCCTCGGCCATGGCGGCGCCTATCGCGCAGGGGGCCGACGCACCGGCCGCCAAAGCGCCCACGCTGGCGCCGTTCTTTGCCCCCGCATCCGCCCAGCCCAAAGCCACCGATGCCGATGGTTTCCTTCAGCGCTGGCTGCTGCTGGAACCGGTCGAGAAGCCTAACCGCACGAATACCGTCTTCACCGGCACCTATGTCCGGCAGGCTTTCAGCACGCCGCCGCTCAGCGGACCCTACACCACCCTGCCGCGCGATGGGCAAAAGGTCAGCGTGGCGGGCAAGCCGCTGGCTTGGCACGCGCTGGACAGCTCGCTCTTCGATGTGAAGCTGTTCAACTTCGCCTCGGGTCTGGGCAAGCCGACCTATGGCGTCATTTTCTGGGCCACCACGGTGGTCAACAGCCCGCGTGAGATGCAGGGCGTGCGCTTGGCCGTGGGTTCGAACTCCGCTTCGATGTGGTGGCTCAACGGGCAGGAGGCCGCCACGCTCTTCGGTGACCGCCGGATGGTGATGGACGATGTCGTCTCCGCGCCGATCACCCTGCACAAGGGGCGCAACATCCTGCGCGGCGCGGTCATCAATGGTCCGGGTCTGAGCGATTTCTGCGTGCGCTTTGTCGATGAAAAGGGCCGCGCGATCACCGACATCACGACCAGCACCCGCTGA
- a CDS encoding MFS transporter, with translation MFSLTYQKLATLGRKNVRMVMLTLFVGAMIINYLARSVMGVAAPVILSEQGITNQQYGWITGALQLGIMCQPLAGMLLDRVGLRVGFAVFALAWSAITLAHGLARGWLGFAGLRLALGMAEGSAQPAGQKLVAEWFPARERGMAGGIYNIGASLGAVLAPPLVAWSVYATGSWRIAFVATGVLGGLWAALWFLFYAPVNRHRAVTPEERRLIVEGQEAHLQAGAPSLPLRRLLTDRNLWGIALPRLLADPVWGMLSLWLPLYLARERGFDLAHIALLAWLPFLAADLGCLFGPAVASFLQRRGVALVNARRMTFSLGALMMTGVGLVGLVANPYVALALLCLAGFAHQTLSVTVITLASDLFPRNDVGTVAGFSGLAANLGVLIFSLSLGSLIDSIGYSPFFLTLGCLDLMGAAVLWTLVRKPS, from the coding sequence ATGTTTTCGTTAACGTACCAAAAGCTGGCGACGCTTGGCCGCAAGAACGTCCGCATGGTCATGCTGACCCTGTTTGTCGGGGCGATGATCATCAACTATCTGGCGCGCTCGGTCATGGGCGTCGCCGCACCCGTCATTCTCTCCGAGCAGGGGATCACCAACCAGCAATATGGCTGGATCACCGGCGCCTTGCAGCTTGGCATCATGTGCCAGCCCCTGGCCGGCATGCTGCTTGATCGGGTGGGATTGCGGGTTGGTTTCGCTGTTTTCGCGCTGGCCTGGTCGGCGATCACCCTCGCTCACGGGCTGGCGCGGGGCTGGCTGGGTTTTGCGGGGCTCCGCCTGGCGCTGGGCATGGCGGAAGGCTCCGCGCAACCGGCGGGCCAGAAGCTGGTCGCCGAATGGTTCCCCGCCCGTGAACGCGGCATGGCGGGAGGGATCTACAACATTGGCGCATCGCTGGGGGCGGTTCTGGCACCGCCGCTGGTCGCCTGGTCCGTCTATGCCACAGGCAGCTGGCGTATCGCCTTCGTGGCCACGGGCGTTCTTGGCGGCCTGTGGGCCGCGCTGTGGTTTCTGTTCTACGCGCCGGTCAATCGCCATCGCGCGGTCACCCCCGAGGAACGGCGACTGATTGTCGAAGGGCAGGAAGCCCATCTCCAGGCGGGCGCGCCCAGCCTGCCACTCCGCCGCCTGCTGACCGATCGCAACCTTTGGGGCATCGCCTTGCCAAGGCTGCTGGCCGATCCGGTGTGGGGCATGCTGTCCCTGTGGCTGCCCTTGTATCTGGCACGCGAACGCGGCTTCGATCTCGCCCACATCGCCCTTTTGGCATGGTTGCCGTTCCTTGCAGCGGATCTTGGCTGCCTGTTCGGCCCGGCCGTGGCCAGCTTCCTCCAGCGGCGCGGTGTGGCTCTGGTCAATGCGAGACGGATGACCTTCTCTCTGGGCGCCTTGATGATGACGGGCGTGGGGCTGGTGGGGCTCGTGGCCAATCCCTATGTGGCGCTCGCCCTGCTTTGCCTTGCCGGTTTTGCCCATCAGACCCTGTCGGTCACGGTCATCACCCTGGCTTCGGACCTTTTCCCGCGCAACGATGTGGGCACCGTTGCCGGTTTTTCGGGCCTCGCCGCCAATCTGGGTGTCCTGATCTTTTCCCTGTCGCTTGGTAGCCTGATCGACTCGATTGGCTATTCCCCGTTTTTTCTCACGCTTGGCTGCCTTGATCTCATGGGTGCGGCCGTGCTCTGGACTTTGGTGCGCAAGCCATCATGA
- a CDS encoding TonB-dependent receptor, with translation MALGLLPSCAIAADLSQQGADAPPSAGRAASVPEDKEIIVTGSRITTGGFTAPTPTTVVDAASITANAQPNVFNAIAQLPSLQGSTGSQVNTFSTSSGQQGLSSFSLRGVGAIRTLTLLDGQRVVGANVTGVPDISLFPQLLIKRVDVVNGGASASYGSDAVGGVVNFITDTHFKGLKGNVQGGITNYGDDAQYMGQIAYGRSFLQDRLHFIGSVEFSKEAGIGGGQFGTALANGRNWFQQTSMINRGVLNDGSPQYLMRNQVQSTTFTKYGLITAGPLQGIAFDATGNPFQFQYGSNGVPQRNAAGTVAGCYPGFCLGGDLSGNVDAGRSLQSALQRLDTYGRLGFDIDNRNEVYMTFNFGKVNTHNQPVNGENKPGLTLQCANPFVPTSIQTACTNAGITSFQFGTSNAALGNTTVFTDRRQYRFVLGGKGTFTVGGTDWKYDIYGEHGTNVTQVDVRNILLTQRFNQAIDAISLNGAIVCRDPVARANGCQPLNILGGQPSAGARNYVVPEAGPYQHTRQTQDVASINFSGSPVDLWAGPLSIAFGGEFRHEFYTVTADPYGAGFNNTPAYGPYPADPVLIAGGNNWYAGNYKNGGGAYGVKEGFLEADLPVLRSESLGKASINGAARVTNYSTSGTVWAWKVGGTWDLPISGLRLRGVTSRDVRAPNLSELFAAPVTTTLPNFFDPFHNVATLVIQSTVGNPNLKPEIARNSTFGIAMTNPSWLPGLNVSFDYYKLKISGVISSLGANDIVNYCYQNILPQTCGAFNLNNPVGGNYINVQPFNLASIRTEGFDIEASYRWRRPLGLPGNLNLRALATHVVNYITDTGLPGTIPVDSAGSNLGATPHWKWLAVQSYESDRFSLLVQERWFSNGTFANNYVTCSAGNCPVSTVNNPTIDSNFMPGAFYIDIGGSFNIVKNVTSFFKIDNLTNVSPPPNPNFNNPALYDQIGRVYRAGVRFNF, from the coding sequence ATGGCTCTGGGGCTTCTGCCCTCATGCGCCATTGCCGCTGACCTCAGTCAGCAGGGCGCCGATGCACCGCCTTCAGCCGGCAGGGCGGCCAGCGTGCCGGAGGACAAGGAGATCATTGTCACCGGTTCACGCATCACGACAGGTGGCTTCACCGCACCCACGCCGACGACCGTGGTCGATGCCGCCAGCATCACCGCCAATGCCCAGCCCAACGTCTTCAATGCCATTGCCCAATTGCCCTCGCTTCAGGGATCGACGGGCTCTCAGGTCAACACGTTCAGCACCTCGAGCGGGCAGCAGGGGCTCAGCTCCTTTTCGCTGCGCGGTGTGGGCGCGATCCGCACGCTGACCCTGCTCGACGGCCAGCGCGTGGTGGGGGCCAATGTCACCGGCGTACCCGATATCAGCCTGTTTCCGCAATTGTTGATCAAGCGGGTCGATGTGGTCAACGGCGGCGCCTCGGCCTCCTATGGTTCGGACGCGGTGGGCGGCGTGGTGAACTTCATCACCGACACCCATTTCAAGGGGCTGAAGGGCAATGTTCAGGGCGGCATCACCAATTACGGTGACGATGCCCAGTACATGGGTCAGATCGCCTATGGTCGCAGCTTCCTGCAGGATCGCCTGCATTTCATCGGCAGTGTGGAATTCAGCAAGGAAGCGGGCATCGGCGGCGGCCAGTTCGGCACCGCGCTGGCCAATGGCCGCAACTGGTTCCAGCAGACCTCGATGATCAACCGCGGCGTTCTCAACGATGGATCACCGCAATATCTGATGCGCAATCAGGTCCAGTCGACCACTTTCACCAAATATGGCCTGATCACCGCGGGACCACTGCAGGGTATTGCCTTTGATGCGACCGGCAACCCCTTCCAGTTCCAATATGGTTCGAACGGTGTGCCTCAGCGCAATGCCGCAGGCACGGTGGCGGGCTGCTATCCGGGTTTCTGTCTGGGTGGCGATCTGTCGGGCAATGTCGATGCCGGTCGTTCGCTGCAATCGGCTCTGCAGCGCCTCGATACCTATGGCCGCCTGGGCTTCGACATCGACAACCGCAACGAAGTCTACATGACGTTCAACTTCGGTAAGGTGAACACGCATAATCAGCCCGTGAATGGCGAAAACAAGCCGGGTCTGACCCTTCAATGCGCCAATCCCTTCGTGCCGACCTCGATCCAGACGGCCTGCACCAATGCGGGGATCACCAGCTTCCAGTTCGGTACCAGCAACGCCGCGCTGGGCAACACGACCGTCTTCACCGATCGCCGTCAATATCGTTTCGTGCTGGGCGGCAAGGGGACGTTCACCGTTGGCGGCACCGACTGGAAATATGACATCTATGGCGAGCATGGGACCAACGTCACTCAGGTCGATGTGCGCAACATCCTGCTGACCCAGCGCTTCAATCAGGCGATCGATGCCATCTCGCTCAACGGCGCTATTGTCTGTCGTGATCCGGTGGCGCGGGCGAATGGCTGCCAACCGCTCAACATTCTGGGCGGCCAGCCATCGGCGGGCGCGCGCAACTATGTGGTGCCCGAAGCCGGGCCGTATCAGCACACCCGCCAAACGCAGGACGTGGCCAGCATCAACTTTTCGGGCTCTCCGGTCGATCTTTGGGCCGGGCCGCTGTCGATCGCTTTCGGCGGCGAGTTCCGCCATGAATTCTATACCGTTACTGCCGATCCTTACGGTGCAGGTTTCAACAACACGCCGGCTTATGGCCCCTATCCCGCAGACCCCGTCCTGATCGCGGGCGGCAACAATTGGTACGCGGGCAATTACAAGAATGGCGGCGGCGCCTATGGCGTGAAGGAAGGCTTCCTTGAGGCCGATCTGCCCGTCCTGCGTTCGGAAAGCCTGGGCAAGGCCAGCATCAATGGTGCCGCTCGCGTCACCAATTACAGCACATCGGGCACGGTCTGGGCCTGGAAGGTCGGCGGCACCTGGGATCTGCCGATCAGCGGCCTGCGTCTGCGCGGTGTGACCAGCCGCGATGTGCGTGCGCCCAACCTGTCGGAACTGTTTGCCGCGCCGGTGACGACCACGCTGCCCAACTTCTTCGACCCGTTCCACAATGTGGCGACGCTCGTGATCCAGAGCACGGTGGGCAATCCCAATCTGAAGCCTGAAATCGCGCGCAACAGCACGTTCGGGATCGCGATGACCAACCCTTCGTGGCTGCCTGGCCTCAATGTCTCGTTCGACTATTACAAGCTGAAGATCAGCGGTGTCATTTCCTCATTGGGCGCCAATGACATCGTGAATTACTGCTACCAGAATATTCTTCCCCAGACTTGCGGCGCTTTCAATCTGAACAATCCGGTGGGTGGGAATTACATCAACGTCCAGCCTTTCAACCTGGCTTCGATCCGCACCGAAGGTTTCGATATCGAGGCAAGCTATCGCTGGCGTCGCCCGCTGGGGCTGCCCGGCAATCTGAACTTGCGCGCTCTGGCCACGCATGTCGTCAACTACATCACCGATACGGGGCTCCCAGGCACCATACCGGTGGACAGTGCGGGCTCCAACCTTGGCGCGACACCGCACTGGAAATGGCTGGCGGTGCAGAGCTATGAAAGTGACAGATTCTCGCTGCTGGTGCAGGAGCGTTGGTTCAGCAACGGTACTTTTGCGAACAATTATGTGACCTGCTCGGCCGGAAATTGCCCGGTGTCCACCGTCAACAATCCGACGATCGACAGCAACTTCATGCCGGGGGCCTTCTACATCGATATCGGTGGATCGTTCAACATCGTGAAGAATGTCACCTCATTCTTTAAGATCGACAATCTGACCAATGTTTCGCCGCCGCCCAATCCCAATTTCAACAATCCGGCTCTCTATGACCAGATCGGGCGGGTTTATCGCGCGGGCGTGCGTTTCAATTTTTGA
- a CDS encoding glycoside hydrolase family 3 C-terminal domain-containing protein gives MSQSLACRRRRLLSIATIMSVVAFSAQNTRAADQAEQLATATVAQLTQDEKIAQLVNVAPAIPRLGIPAYNWWTESLHGAFGPVPTTNFPEPIGLAATFNPPLLHDVAGVIGTEVRAMHTLGRETGHLGKIGTGLDTWSPNINIFRDPRWGRGQETYGEDPFLTAHMGVAFVTGMQGPDPAHPLVIATPKHFAVHSGPESTRHVADVFVSRHDLEDTYLPAFRAAIVEGKAGSIMCAYNRIDGQPACASDNLLKDHLRGAWGFKGYVVSDCDAVVDIADHHKYATDPAAGVAAAFRAGVDNECHGGTIIGKQGLDKPYVEALQRGLLTQTDLDRALVRLFAARYRNGDLPGIAGPNTTPVPPKMVDTPEHRAMALRAAVESLVLLKNDGTLPLRKDVKVAVIGPLGDATRVLRGNYSSPNSAPPISVVEGLRRAMPDAQVELVPFSASITDGDPVPAGHFLTPQGKPGLRADYFNALDPAKPRGERTFGQRPAITRTETRLANHAQEIKSLSDAYKVVWSGFFVAPETGFYRMGVTGVKGAIDVDGKPAIAAEHASNWGEPLKLVDVALKKGQRYPLHFAVEGGNPAEAALFWKRVSRDEQADLRKAVASADVVVAAVGLTSDLEGEEMPVKVEGFAGGDKTSLDLPADQRALLESAKALGKPLVVVALNGSAIDLSWAKDNANAIVEAWYPGQHGGLAVAQVLSGEANPAGRLPLTFYHTLADLPAFDDYAMNGRTYRYFTGKPVYPFGYGLSYTSFAYDGLTVTPVEGDAAKGVHVTAQLRNTGTRAGDEVAQIYLRFPQAPGVPNIALRGFQRVALKPGEARQVSFDLSPRDLSAVNPEGERSVMPGAYTLSLGGGQPGQGLPTVETGFTITYGAPIPR, from the coding sequence ATGTCTCAATCGCTCGCCTGCCGTCGGCGCAGGCTGCTGTCCATCGCAACGATCATGAGCGTCGTTGCCTTTTCGGCTCAGAACACGCGCGCGGCAGATCAGGCAGAGCAACTGGCGACTGCCACTGTCGCGCAGTTGACCCAGGACGAGAAGATCGCGCAACTGGTCAATGTGGCCCCGGCGATCCCGCGCCTTGGCATTCCGGCCTACAATTGGTGGACGGAATCGCTCCATGGCGCTTTCGGGCCGGTGCCCACCACCAACTTCCCCGAACCCATCGGCCTTGCGGCTACCTTCAATCCGCCGCTGCTGCATGATGTGGCGGGCGTCATCGGCACCGAAGTGCGCGCCATGCACACGCTGGGGCGCGAGACGGGCCATCTGGGCAAGATCGGCACCGGGCTCGATACTTGGTCGCCCAACATCAACATCTTCCGCGATCCGCGCTGGGGCCGGGGGCAGGAAACCTATGGCGAGGATCCTTTCCTCACCGCGCATATGGGCGTGGCTTTCGTCACCGGCATGCAGGGGCCTGATCCCGCCCATCCTCTGGTGATCGCCACACCCAAGCATTTCGCGGTGCATTCGGGGCCGGAATCCACCCGCCATGTCGCTGACGTTTTCGTTTCGCGCCATGATCTGGAAGACACCTATCTGCCGGCCTTCCGCGCCGCGATCGTGGAAGGGAAAGCAGGTTCGATCATGTGCGCCTACAACCGCATCGATGGACAACCGGCCTGCGCCAGCGACAATCTGCTGAAAGACCATTTGCGCGGGGCCTGGGGCTTCAAGGGCTATGTCGTGTCGGATTGCGATGCGGTGGTCGATATCGCCGACCATCACAAATATGCCACCGACCCGGCGGCGGGCGTGGCCGCGGCCTTCCGCGCGGGGGTGGACAATGAATGCCACGGTGGGACGATCATCGGCAAGCAGGGGCTGGACAAGCCTTATGTCGAAGCCTTGCAGCGCGGCCTGCTGACTCAGACCGATCTGGACCGCGCGCTGGTGCGCCTGTTTGCCGCGCGTTACCGCAACGGCGATTTGCCCGGCATTGCGGGGCCCAACACCACGCCTGTGCCTCCGAAGATGGTGGACACGCCCGAACATCGCGCTATGGCCTTGCGCGCTGCGGTCGAAAGTCTGGTGCTGCTCAAGAACGACGGCACGCTGCCTTTGCGCAAGGACGTGAAGGTCGCGGTGATCGGCCCGCTGGGCGATGCGACGCGCGTGCTGCGCGGCAATTATTCTTCGCCCAATTCGGCCCCGCCGATCTCGGTGGTGGAAGGCTTGCGCCGCGCCATGCCCGATGCTCAGGTGGAACTGGTGCCCTTCAGCGCATCGATCACCGATGGCGATCCGGTGCCAGCCGGTCATTTTCTCACGCCTCAGGGCAAGCCGGGGCTGCGCGCCGATTATTTCAATGCCCTCGATCCTGCGAAACCTCGCGGCGAGCGCACGTTCGGACAGCGCCCCGCCATCACCCGCACCGAAACCCGCCTGGCCAATCACGCGCAGGAGATCAAATCGCTTTCCGACGCCTATAAGGTGGTGTGGAGCGGCTTTTTCGTGGCCCCCGAAACCGGCTTCTACCGCATGGGCGTCACCGGCGTGAAGGGCGCCATCGATGTGGATGGCAAGCCTGCCATCGCGGCCGAGCACGCCAGCAACTGGGGCGAACCGCTCAAGCTGGTCGATGTCGCGCTGAAGAAGGGGCAGCGCTATCCGCTGCATTTCGCGGTGGAAGGAGGCAACCCGGCTGAAGCGGCCCTGTTCTGGAAGCGCGTCTCGCGCGATGAGCAGGCCGATCTGCGCAAAGCGGTGGCCAGCGCCGATGTGGTGGTGGCGGCCGTTGGCCTCACCTCGGATCTTGAGGGCGAGGAGATGCCGGTCAAGGTCGAGGGCTTTGCGGGTGGTGACAAGACCTCGCTTGATTTGCCCGCCGATCAGCGCGCCTTGCTCGAAAGCGCCAAGGCGCTGGGCAAGCCGCTGGTGGTGGTGGCGCTGAACGGCAGCGCCATCGATCTGAGCTGGGCGAAGGACAACGCCAACGCCATCGTGGAGGCCTGGTATCCCGGCCAGCATGGCGGTCTAGCCGTGGCACAGGTGCTCTCTGGTGAGGCCAATCCGGCGGGGCGTCTGCCGCTGACCTTCTATCACACGCTGGCCGATCTGCCCGCTTTCGACGATTATGCGATGAACGGGCGCACCTATCGTTATTTCACCGGCAAGCCGGTCTATCCCTTTGGCTATGGGCTCAGCTACACCAGCTTTGCCTATGACGGCCTCACCGTCACCCCGGTGGAGGGCGATGCGGCCAAGGGCGTGCATGTGACGGCGCAACTGCGCAACACCGGTACGCGGGCGGGCGATGAGGTGGCGCAGATCTATCTGCGTTTCCCTCAGGCGCCTGGCGTACCCAACATCGCCCTGCGCGGCTTCCAGCGCGTGGCGCTCAAGCCGGGCGAGGCACGGCAGGTCAGCTTCGATCTTTCGCCGCGAGATCTCAGCGCGGTAAACCCGGAGGGCGAACGCAGCGTCATGCCTGGCGCCTATACGCTGAGCCTTGGCGGCGGACAGCCGGGGCAGGGGCTGCCCACGGTGGAAACCGGCTTCACCATCACCTATGGCGCGCCGATCCCGCGTTGA
- a CDS encoding TonB-dependent receptor has protein sequence MVSGASCVLAVAVGSPAFAQDASPSPTASAAPAPEDAPSIIVTGIRGSLQRNLDIKRAAPGVVDAISAEDIGKFPDPNVAASLQRLPGVSVQISGNRGEATGVTVRGFSGDFNETLYDGRHISTATGQRSVDFSTVGSDFVGQLSVYKTPDVSVSASAIGATIDIAFPKPFDHPGFHVAAAMSGSIQDRKGNVVPSGGLLVSKTFADDTIGILGDIAYSRHDTTTNHVFVNGWEGGYYAPCQLSGSTAATCNPGSTTSGLASDKQNVLGWFPQQAGAEQTTTRDERVDARLVLQWKPTDKLLLTVDDNFSSQVVQTNSYGYAAWFNMSSLTNVKLDKNGTTVDFNQPGTPMDMNAGIAHSLINTNQLGANLKYEATEHLKFDFDAAFAKSWLNPNGEIGNNSSDIGYGGILGANTGLAVTGNSSNTLPVLHDIGPSGNAGQFLNTSVIGSHVMVRQAQQNTDVVRQFHAKGTWEQENFKLQFGGSYTEDTFRLQASDTFTNNYWQAYAGYGTASGRTTGVALPSSIYGGTISTANFIPGYSGNLAPGILTYNPLAVYAYLQSLGNPQTTNVPGYNYGCCTGFTGALNLALSPSSVATIREKSWSAYVRGSFTTDIASMPFHFVSGLRYENTHLDTLALGQTPTALTTSTADPTLLTTVYANNGATNTIVAGSSYNYLLPSMDLKLELTPKLHLRLDGSRTLTRPGLSKLNPVLNVGSGQRVGALTATGGNPNLKPYLSDNFDAAAEWYYAPNSYFSVDFFLKHVSNFIVAGVQRQTINGVVDPTTGQLAQFAVSQNVNGPDATVRGVEIALQHVFGRSGFGFTANATFVGTNKPYDSSDISQSGFAVTGLANSANLVAFYDKHGFQARVAVNWRDSYLLQFGQNQNTGQFGAEPTFVNSQVQVDLSSSYDITKQVSVFGGITNINNSTYSTHGRFSNQLLDAYSYGRRFTFGARYHF, from the coding sequence ATGGTCTCGGGCGCCTCATGCGTCTTGGCAGTGGCGGTAGGAAGTCCTGCCTTTGCGCAGGATGCATCGCCGTCACCTACGGCGAGCGCGGCTCCTGCGCCTGAGGACGCGCCGAGCATTATCGTGACGGGCATTCGCGGATCGTTGCAGCGCAATCTGGATATCAAGCGCGCGGCGCCGGGCGTTGTCGATGCCATTTCAGCGGAAGATATCGGCAAGTTCCCCGATCCCAACGTGGCCGCCTCGCTCCAGCGCCTGCCGGGCGTGTCGGTGCAGATCTCGGGCAACCGCGGCGAGGCGACCGGCGTGACCGTGCGCGGCTTCAGCGGCGACTTCAACGAAACGCTCTATGACGGGCGCCATATCTCGACGGCCACCGGGCAGCGCTCGGTCGATTTCTCGACCGTGGGCTCCGATTTCGTCGGCCAGCTCAGCGTCTACAAGACGCCCGACGTTTCGGTTTCGGCCAGCGCCATCGGCGCCACCATCGACATCGCCTTCCCCAAGCCCTTCGATCACCCCGGCTTCCATGTGGCGGCCGCGATGTCGGGCTCGATCCAGGATCGCAAGGGCAATGTCGTGCCCTCGGGCGGCTTGCTGGTCAGCAAGACCTTTGCCGACGACACGATCGGCATTCTGGGCGACATCGCCTATTCGCGCCACGATACCACCACCAACCACGTCTTCGTCAATGGCTGGGAAGGCGGCTATTACGCTCCTTGCCAGCTCTCGGGAAGCACGGCGGCCACCTGCAATCCGGGCTCGACCACCAGTGGCCTCGCCAGCGACAAGCAGAATGTGCTGGGCTGGTTCCCGCAGCAGGCCGGCGCCGAGCAGACCACCACCCGCGACGAGCGCGTCGATGCGCGCCTCGTGCTGCAGTGGAAGCCGACCGACAAGCTGCTGCTGACCGTGGATGACAATTTCAGCAGCCAGGTCGTGCAGACCAACAGCTATGGCTATGCCGCATGGTTCAACATGAGCAGCCTGACCAACGTCAAGCTCGACAAGAACGGCACCACGGTTGACTTCAACCAGCCCGGCACGCCGATGGACATGAATGCCGGCATCGCCCATTCGCTGATCAACACCAACCAGTTGGGCGCCAACCTCAAATATGAGGCGACCGAGCATCTGAAGTTCGACTTCGACGCCGCCTTCGCCAAGAGCTGGCTCAACCCCAATGGCGAGATCGGCAACAACAGCTCCGATATCGGCTATGGCGGCATTCTGGGCGCCAACACCGGCCTTGCCGTCACGGGCAACAGCAGCAACACGCTGCCGGTGCTGCATGACATCGGGCCCTCGGGCAATGCCGGGCAGTTCCTGAACACCTCGGTGATCGGCTCGCATGTGATGGTGCGCCAGGCCCAGCAGAACACCGACGTGGTGCGCCAGTTCCACGCCAAGGGCACGTGGGAGCAGGAGAACTTCAAGCTGCAGTTCGGTGGTTCCTATACGGAAGACACCTTCCGCCTGCAGGCCAGCGACACCTTCACCAACAATTACTGGCAGGCCTATGCCGGTTACGGCACCGCTTCGGGCCGCACCACGGGCGTGGCGCTGCCCTCCAGCATCTATGGCGGCACGATCAGCACCGCCAACTTCATTCCGGGTTACAGCGGCAATCTGGCGCCGGGCATCCTGACCTACAATCCGCTGGCCGTGTATGCCTATCTGCAGAGCCTGGGCAATCCGCAGACGACCAACGTGCCCGGCTACAACTATGGCTGCTGCACGGGCTTTACCGGCGCGCTCAATCTGGCGCTGAGCCCGTCGAGCGTGGCGACCATCAGGGAGAAGAGCTGGTCGGCCTATGTGCGCGGCAGCTTCACCACCGATATCGCCAGCATGCCCTTCCACTTCGTGTCGGGCCTGCGTTACGAGAACACCCATCTCGACACGCTGGCGCTGGGCCAGACGCCTACCGCCCTGACCACCAGCACCGCCGACCCGACGCTGCTGACCACGGTCTATGCCAACAATGGGGCGACCAACACGATCGTGGCGGGAAGCAGCTACAACTATCTGCTGCCCAGCATGGATCTGAAGCTGGAGCTGACGCCCAAGCTGCATCTGCGCCTCGATGGTTCGCGCACGCTGACGCGTCCGGGTCTCTCCAAGCTCAATCCGGTGCTCAATGTGGGCTCGGGCCAGCGCGTGGGCGCCCTGACGGCGACGGGCGGCAACCCCAACCTCAAGCCTTACCTCTCGGACAATTTCGACGCCGCCGCCGAGTGGTATTATGCGCCCAACTCCTACTTCTCGGTCGACTTCTTCCTCAAGCATGTCAGCAACTTCATCGTGGCGGGCGTGCAGCGGCAGACGATCAACGGCGTGGTCGATCCCACGACCGGTCAGCTTGCGCAATTTGCCGTCTCGCAGAATGTCAACGGACCCGACGCGACGGTGCGCGGCGTGGAAATCGCCCTGCAGCATGTGTTTGGCCGCAGCGGCTTCGGCTTCACCGCCAACGCCACTTTCGTTGGCACCAACAAGCCCTACGATTCCAGCGACATCAGCCAGAGCGGCTTTGCCGTGACGGGCTTGGCCAATTCGGCGAACCTGGTGGCCTTCTACGACAAGCACGGCTTCCAGGCGCGTGTCGCGGTCAACTGGCGCGACAGCTATCTGCTGCAGTTCGGCCAGAACCAGAACACCGGCCAGTTCGGCGCCGAGCCGACCTTCGTCAACAGTCAGGTGCAGGTCGACCTGTCGTCGAGCTATGACATCACCAAGCAGGTCTCGGTGTTCGGCGGCATCACCAACATCAACAATTCGACCTACAGCACCCATGGGCGTTTCAGCAACCAACTGCTTGATGCCTACAGCTATGGTCGTCGCTTTACATTCGGTGCACGTTATCATTTCTGA